A single genomic interval of Alcaligenes sp. SDU_A2 harbors:
- a CDS encoding pirin family protein gives MKNVSSVLNAPQPHWVGDGFPVRSLFSYHDDATQHSPFLLLDYAGPAQFPANSPRRGVGQHPHRGFETVTIVYDGEVSHRDSTGQGGTIAKGDVQWMTAGAGILHEEYHSEAFARDGGTLHMVQLWVNLPASAKMTPPRYQAILDAQIPVVPLDGQAGQVRVIAGDYQGHTGPASTHTPMQVWDVKLTAGRDVTFTVPEGWNTGLVVLGGTVQINDQTIAREGQMVLLEQQGTQVRLEANGDVQLLLLSGEPIDEPVVGYGPFVMNSQQEIVQAINDFNAGRFGQMS, from the coding sequence ATGAAAAACGTAAGCAGCGTTCTGAACGCCCCCCAACCCCACTGGGTCGGCGATGGCTTTCCCGTCCGTTCCCTGTTCAGCTATCACGACGATGCCACCCAGCACAGCCCCTTCCTGCTGCTGGACTATGCCGGTCCGGCGCAGTTTCCGGCCAACTCGCCTCGGCGCGGCGTAGGCCAGCATCCGCATCGCGGCTTCGAGACCGTCACCATTGTGTACGACGGCGAAGTCTCGCACCGCGACTCCACGGGCCAGGGCGGCACCATCGCCAAGGGCGACGTGCAGTGGATGACCGCCGGTGCCGGCATTTTGCACGAGGAATACCACTCGGAGGCTTTCGCGCGCGACGGCGGCACTTTGCATATGGTGCAGTTATGGGTCAACCTGCCCGCCAGCGCCAAAATGACGCCGCCCCGCTATCAGGCCATTCTGGATGCGCAGATCCCCGTCGTCCCCCTGGACGGCCAGGCCGGTCAGGTGCGCGTAATCGCCGGCGACTACCAGGGTCACACAGGACCGGCCAGCACACACACGCCCATGCAGGTCTGGGATGTCAAACTGACCGCCGGACGCGATGTGACCTTCACTGTGCCCGAAGGCTGGAACACGGGCCTGGTGGTACTGGGCGGCACGGTTCAGATCAATGATCAGACCATTGCCCGCGAAGGCCAGATGGTGCTGCTGGAACAACAAGGCACGCAAGTGCGATTGGAAGCCAACGGCGATGTACAGCTACTGCTGCTCAGCGGTGAGCCGATCGACGAGCCCGTGGTGGGCTACGGTCCTTTTGTCATGAACAGCCAACAGGAAATCGTCCAGGCCATCAACGATTTCAATGCCGGCCGTTTTGGCCAGATGTCCTAA
- a CDS encoding fatty acid desaturase yields MMAWRLRNRRDVQSLAYLLAYPVLVVALWRGGFSWPLYGLLLFLTLGVGVINHNHHHLRMWSARLPNRLTDFWLTALQGHPACVFWPAHGRNHHRYKHGEQDAARTYRFRRGDTNDTLGWLMHPFEAVPALYPMIFAWLGRLRRYRPGVWRYCMAQYGVWLGCWALALALDPVKGFLYVILPQLHGLHWLLTTNYLQHAHADGRPQARQGAVLAYARNFEGLVNPLLFNIGLHVAHHEHSRAHWSALTRLHANEYRARTPAALNEGGLISYMLRVFVAGLFVPACRSQSFMSAGSSERRRDSV; encoded by the coding sequence ATGATGGCCTGGCGGCTGCGCAACCGGCGCGACGTGCAGAGTCTGGCGTATCTGCTGGCCTATCCAGTGTTGGTCGTCGCTTTGTGGCGTGGCGGTTTTTCCTGGCCGCTGTACGGACTGCTGCTGTTTTTGACGCTAGGCGTGGGTGTCATCAACCATAACCACCATCATCTGCGCATGTGGAGCGCCCGCCTGCCTAATCGGCTGACCGATTTCTGGCTGACAGCCCTGCAGGGGCATCCGGCCTGTGTGTTCTGGCCCGCGCATGGCCGCAACCACCACCGCTACAAGCATGGTGAACAGGATGCGGCCCGCACCTATCGATTCCGTCGTGGCGACACCAATGACACATTGGGGTGGCTGATGCATCCTTTCGAGGCCGTGCCGGCCCTCTATCCCATGATTTTTGCCTGGCTGGGCCGTTTGCGCCGCTACCGGCCCGGCGTCTGGCGCTACTGCATGGCGCAGTACGGTGTGTGGCTGGGCTGTTGGGCCTTGGCTTTGGCGCTCGATCCGGTCAAGGGGTTTTTGTATGTGATCCTGCCGCAACTGCATGGTTTGCATTGGTTGCTGACCACTAATTATCTGCAGCATGCCCATGCGGATGGGCGTCCCCAGGCCCGTCAGGGGGCAGTCCTGGCCTATGCGCGCAACTTTGAAGGCCTGGTCAATCCTTTGCTGTTTAATATCGGCCTGCATGTGGCGCATCACGAGCATTCGCGCGCCCACTGGTCGGCCTTGACGCGGCTGCACGCGAATGAATACCGCGCCCGCACGCCGGCCGCCCTGAATGAAGGCGGCCTGATTTCCTATATGTTGCGCGTATTCGTGGCAGGACTGTTTGTACCGGCCTGTCGCAGTCAATCTTTCATGTCCGCCGGCAGTTCCGAGCGTCGGCGCGACTCTGTCTAG
- a CDS encoding helicase-related protein yields MAVQRTLSGSDSSDVVAVSPGLLLQPQWLDYPRLEGVARQLAKKARFEDRQAIRRLWLKAWRLPQDAAFLNQVIAGELALPQADVHLQARGVPVIVVQCLRLLFQMSEAGLDATRFAALRADLVERRAELAGAIASQALVPSEPWPEQERAERLETLLSAWRSLPHAQDYLWRLQAERRDQAQRHQRWEQARQEREQARQREQQQQQSKLEQARDRLAQWLQEQGFTPGSVSVRAFEALQSGEPAHWFMTVHGRNASAAVLAQVFDLPQEQKDILLQAQAQREERLREQRRQRWAWEQECVGPEQVMALLGITRQEYEHWLADRRLPSVRLEERGAARSGRARVAHHPDLLAAIDQEQIEQWRTQLQAGLNARDRAQYERAADRARTQWRQQQVLGRIDLQEQCRHESDPDDAQRLWWRKDVWLPVAVPVAGQVQHWRANVGMQAVLPLPRTGAELDRLPARVAVLFNQAAQNRLAQRLTDALDAFLQAQRPLIDGQSFLELARALRQALEEGIAQPDIEAGDFEKRLVGGPVRRILESVERQRAQDLLRLGDFPQMFSLARGIRRHLVFRLGPTNSGKTHEALEALMEARSGVYLAPLRLLAMEVRDRLMAAGIACNLVTGEERVMVPGAQHTACTVEMMDPTHEVRVAVLDEIQMLQDEQRGWAWTAALVGMPARTLFVCGDPSVLRPCERLVRAMEESMELAFTERKTPLEVMAHPVDAPRATRGADRARQAPPWRGRKDRQRQTQGVAKGDAVVAFTRKDVLTLSARYRAQGLKVATIYGALAPEVRRTESERFSQGHADVLVATDAIGMGLNLPIRRVIFSTVHKFDGRSMRALNATEVRQIAGRAGRYGLYPKGYVGAMDPHDLQHVRAQLQADTPAVDLRLPIAPGPDHVQALAELLDNQNIGAVLQYFAQKVASDSPLFQTAGLKDAIELGFCVDRLAPRLDLREKFIFACAPVSVDKDAELDYFKRCLAAYVAQRPLALPPAPSWLKSASPSRLEDAELLSKQISLYAWFSMKFPQVFDQGPWLPAQRAEVSRFIERSLLHQSGFGQTSREAYGTPGMQRRA; encoded by the coding sequence ATGGCTGTGCAGCGCACTTTGTCTGGTTCCGATTCTTCCGATGTTGTGGCCGTATCGCCGGGTTTGCTGCTGCAGCCGCAGTGGCTCGATTACCCGCGTCTGGAAGGAGTGGCGCGCCAGCTTGCAAAAAAAGCCCGTTTCGAGGACCGTCAGGCCATCCGTCGTCTCTGGCTTAAAGCCTGGCGCTTGCCCCAGGATGCGGCGTTTCTGAATCAAGTCATCGCCGGCGAACTGGCCTTGCCACAAGCAGATGTGCATTTGCAGGCCCGGGGTGTGCCGGTGATTGTTGTGCAGTGTCTGCGTCTGCTGTTCCAGATGAGCGAAGCCGGCTTGGATGCGACCCGATTTGCGGCCTTGCGCGCCGATCTGGTCGAACGGCGTGCCGAGCTGGCCGGTGCGATTGCTTCCCAGGCGCTGGTACCCAGCGAGCCTTGGCCCGAACAGGAGCGCGCTGAACGGCTAGAGACCTTGCTAAGCGCTTGGCGCAGTTTGCCGCACGCGCAGGACTATCTGTGGCGTTTGCAGGCCGAGCGCCGGGATCAGGCCCAGCGGCACCAGCGTTGGGAGCAGGCCAGGCAGGAGCGCGAACAGGCGCGCCAGCGCGAGCAGCAACAGCAGCAAAGCAAGCTGGAGCAGGCCAGGGATCGCTTGGCGCAGTGGTTGCAGGAGCAAGGATTTACGCCGGGGAGTGTGTCGGTACGGGCATTCGAGGCCTTGCAGTCGGGTGAGCCGGCTCATTGGTTCATGACAGTGCATGGCCGCAACGCCAGTGCCGCCGTGCTGGCGCAGGTCTTTGATCTGCCCCAGGAACAGAAAGACATCTTGCTGCAGGCTCAGGCCCAGCGGGAAGAGCGGCTGCGCGAGCAACGTCGCCAGCGCTGGGCCTGGGAGCAGGAGTGCGTCGGGCCTGAACAGGTGATGGCCTTGCTGGGCATTACGCGTCAGGAGTACGAGCACTGGCTGGCAGATCGGCGTCTGCCCAGCGTGCGGCTGGAGGAGCGCGGCGCGGCCCGCAGTGGGCGCGCGCGCGTGGCACATCATCCCGATTTATTGGCCGCCATCGATCAAGAGCAGATCGAGCAATGGCGCACGCAGTTGCAGGCAGGTCTGAATGCGCGAGATCGGGCGCAGTACGAGCGCGCGGCCGACCGGGCGCGCACGCAGTGGCGCCAGCAGCAGGTGCTGGGCCGCATCGACCTTCAGGAGCAGTGTCGGCACGAGTCCGATCCGGATGACGCACAGCGCCTGTGGTGGCGTAAAGATGTGTGGCTGCCTGTGGCCGTGCCGGTCGCCGGCCAGGTACAGCACTGGCGCGCCAATGTGGGCATGCAGGCTGTTTTGCCCTTGCCACGCACGGGCGCAGAGCTGGATCGCCTGCCGGCACGGGTGGCGGTGCTGTTCAATCAGGCTGCGCAGAATCGCTTGGCGCAACGTCTGACCGATGCCCTGGATGCGTTCTTGCAGGCGCAGCGCCCCTTGATCGATGGACAGTCTTTTCTGGAGCTGGCGCGTGCTTTGCGCCAAGCCTTGGAAGAGGGGATAGCGCAACCCGACATCGAGGCAGGCGATTTTGAAAAGCGTCTGGTAGGCGGGCCGGTGCGACGCATCCTGGAATCGGTAGAGCGCCAGCGCGCCCAGGATCTGTTGCGTCTAGGCGATTTTCCGCAGATGTTCAGCCTGGCCCGGGGCATACGCCGACATTTGGTGTTTCGCCTGGGGCCGACCAATTCGGGCAAGACGCACGAGGCGCTGGAGGCCTTGATGGAGGCGCGCTCCGGGGTGTATCTGGCACCGCTGCGTCTGCTGGCGATGGAAGTACGGGATCGCTTGATGGCGGCGGGCATTGCCTGCAATCTGGTCACCGGCGAGGAACGTGTCATGGTGCCGGGGGCTCAGCATACGGCTTGCACCGTGGAGATGATGGACCCGACCCACGAAGTGCGGGTGGCGGTGCTGGACGAGATCCAGATGCTGCAGGATGAGCAGCGCGGCTGGGCCTGGACGGCGGCGCTGGTGGGCATGCCGGCGCGCACCTTGTTTGTGTGCGGCGATCCGTCCGTTCTGCGCCCATGCGAACGACTGGTGCGGGCGATGGAAGAAAGCATGGAGCTGGCCTTTACCGAGCGCAAGACCCCGCTGGAGGTCATGGCCCATCCGGTCGATGCGCCGCGCGCCACGCGCGGTGCCGATCGTGCTCGTCAGGCCCCGCCCTGGCGCGGGCGCAAGGACCGTCAGCGCCAGACCCAAGGCGTGGCCAAGGGCGATGCGGTCGTGGCCTTTACCCGCAAAGATGTGTTGACGCTCAGCGCCCGCTATCGCGCCCAGGGCCTGAAAGTGGCCACGATTTATGGGGCTCTTGCTCCCGAGGTGCGGCGTACCGAATCCGAGCGTTTTTCGCAGGGACATGCCGATGTATTGGTGGCGACCGACGCCATAGGCATGGGACTGAATCTGCCCATACGACGTGTCATTTTCTCGACGGTGCATAAATTCGATGGCCGCTCCATGCGGGCGCTCAATGCGACCGAAGTGCGTCAGATTGCTGGCCGGGCGGGTCGTTATGGTCTGTATCCCAAGGGCTATGTGGGGGCAATGGACCCACACGATCTGCAGCATGTACGCGCTCAGTTGCAGGCCGACACGCCCGCAGTGGATTTGCGTCTGCCGATTGCGCCCGGTCCCGACCATGTGCAAGCCTTGGCCGAGCTGCTGGACAATCAGAATATTGGTGCCGTATTGCAGTATTTTGCGCAGAAAGTCGCTTCGGACAGCCCGTTGTTCCAGACGGCCGGCCTGAAGGATGCCATTGAACTGGGGTTTTGCGTGGACCGTCTGGCTCCACGGCTGGATCTGCGCGAGAAGTTCATTTTTGCCTGCGCGCCGGTATCAGTCGACAAGGATGCGGAACTGGACTACTTCAAGCGTTGCCTGGCCGCCTATGTCGCCCAGCGCCCTCTGGCTCTGCCGCCCGCGCCGTCCTGGCTTAAATCGGCCAGCCCGTCGCGGCTGGAGGATGCGGAACTGCTCAGCAAGCAGATCAGCCTGTATGCCTGGTTCAGCATGAAGTTTCCGCAGGTGTTCGATCAGGGGCCGTGGTTGCCGGCCCAGCGCGCCGAAGTCAGCCGCTTCATCGAACGCAGCCTGCTGCACCAAAGCGGTTTTGGCCAGACCAGCCGGGAGGCATACGGTACGCCGGGTATGCAGCGCCGCGCTTGA
- a CDS encoding FecR family protein, giving the protein MTLVSPSTLDLDNDALQQEAQAWVIRMKTSSLTARQAREFRRWCARSQAHATAFAQAREVWDTLPQMREQWTQEFQSRQGHSGHSPTRRAFLGGAVALGTLYLLARPPMQLWPSLADLRADYHTGAGEQRRVEVAEHTWLDMNTRTRLNLRDTPHQGRSVQLLDGEIEVRQAEMSAGALTVFAGAGSIQAFNGRTNIRYLSGEVCVTCLSGGALVDYAGQRQTLQAGQQLVYGRRPLSAPQAFSPQQEPVWRQGRLVFDNAPLAAVVRELNRYWSGRLILTDESLGDRRVTAAFTLDRLDQAPEWIAKTYGVDLTRLPGGILLLGRA; this is encoded by the coding sequence ATGACTCTTGTTTCCCCCTCCACCCTTGATCTGGATAACGATGCCTTGCAACAGGAGGCGCAGGCTTGGGTGATCCGCATGAAAACCTCGTCGCTGACCGCGCGGCAGGCACGCGAGTTTCGTCGCTGGTGCGCGCGCAGCCAGGCACATGCCACGGCGTTTGCGCAGGCCCGCGAAGTCTGGGACACCTTGCCCCAGATGCGAGAGCAGTGGACGCAAGAGTTTCAATCACGTCAGGGGCACAGTGGACACAGCCCGACGCGGCGTGCCTTTCTGGGTGGCGCGGTCGCTTTGGGCACACTTTATCTGCTGGCCCGTCCGCCCATGCAGTTATGGCCCAGCCTGGCGGATTTGCGGGCCGACTATCACACGGGTGCGGGCGAACAGCGCCGCGTAGAAGTGGCCGAGCATACCTGGCTGGACATGAATACGCGCACGCGTCTGAATCTGCGCGATACGCCGCATCAAGGCCGCTCTGTGCAATTGCTCGATGGCGAGATCGAGGTGCGGCAGGCCGAGATGTCGGCCGGCGCTTTGACGGTTTTTGCGGGGGCGGGGTCTATTCAGGCGTTCAATGGCCGCACCAATATCCGTTACCTGAGCGGCGAGGTCTGTGTTACCTGCCTGTCGGGCGGGGCGTTGGTCGATTATGCGGGTCAGCGGCAGACACTGCAGGCCGGGCAGCAGCTTGTGTATGGCCGTCGTCCCCTGAGTGCGCCCCAGGCCTTTTCGCCGCAGCAGGAACCCGTATGGCGCCAGGGCCGCCTGGTGTTCGACAATGCGCCGTTGGCGGCCGTGGTGCGCGAATTGAATCGCTACTGGTCGGGCCGTCTGATCCTGACCGACGAATCCCTGGGGGATCGCCGTGTGACCGCTGCTTTCACACTGGACCGCCTGGACCAGGCCCCGGAGTGGATAGCTAAGACCTACGGAGTCGACTTGACCCGTCTGCCCGGTGGCATCCTGCTACTGGGGCGCGCCTAG
- a CDS encoding TerC family protein, with translation MEWLLDPSIWVGLLTLVVLEIVLGIDNLIFIAILADKLPPEQRDRARLIGLSLALIMRLGLLTIVSWLVTLTTPLFSIGPLSFSGRDLILLLGGLFLLFKATSELHERLEGSGHHASSNKAYASFGVVVAQIVVLDAVFSLDAVITAVGMVDELPVMMTAVIISIALMIWASKPLTTFVNNHPTVVVLCLSFLLMIGLTLTAEGLGFKIPKGYLYAAIGFSILIEFFNQIARRSDLRSQSRRPLRDRTAQAVLRMLSTQKREMRKEDGQDEQLVESEEQAFRAEERNMVSGVLTLAERPIRSLMTPRQEITWLDIEDEPDTLRQQLRSTPHSFLPVCQGQLDQVVGVARAKDLLADLDNYAQIKQWPDLREPIIVHEHTDVLSAIAILKQSNGQFVLVTDEYGAIEGLLTPIDILEAIAGEFPDEDEQPAIQKIGPNLWQVEGSTDLLLLAQTMDAEELFQKDSNFSSVAGFLLERLDSLPEVGAVVETDGLRFEITDVSQRRIAMVHVSRQQDELASAE, from the coding sequence ATGGAATGGCTACTCGACCCCAGTATCTGGGTCGGTTTATTGACCCTGGTGGTGCTTGAGATCGTTCTCGGCATCGACAACCTTATCTTCATTGCTATCCTGGCCGACAAGCTGCCGCCCGAGCAACGCGACCGCGCCCGCCTGATCGGTCTGTCGCTGGCGCTGATCATGCGCCTGGGACTGCTGACCATCGTCTCCTGGCTGGTCACCCTGACCACGCCGCTGTTCTCCATCGGCCCGCTCAGTTTCTCCGGCCGCGACCTGATCCTGCTGCTGGGCGGCCTGTTCCTGCTCTTTAAGGCCACCAGCGAACTGCACGAACGCCTGGAGGGCAGCGGCCATCACGCCAGCAGCAACAAGGCCTATGCCAGCTTTGGGGTCGTGGTCGCGCAGATCGTGGTGCTCGATGCCGTGTTCTCGCTCGATGCGGTCATTACCGCCGTGGGCATGGTGGACGAACTACCGGTCATGATGACCGCCGTCATCATCTCCATTGCCCTGATGATCTGGGCCTCCAAGCCGCTGACCACCTTCGTCAACAATCATCCCACGGTCGTGGTGCTGTGCCTGAGCTTTTTGCTGATGATAGGCCTGACCCTGACCGCCGAAGGCCTGGGCTTCAAGATCCCCAAGGGCTATCTGTATGCCGCCATCGGTTTTTCCATCCTGATCGAGTTCTTCAACCAGATCGCACGCCGCAGCGACCTGCGTTCGCAATCACGCCGCCCTTTGCGTGACCGCACCGCCCAGGCCGTGCTGCGCATGCTCAGCACGCAAAAGCGCGAAATGCGCAAAGAAGATGGCCAGGACGAACAACTGGTCGAATCCGAGGAGCAAGCCTTTCGCGCCGAAGAGCGCAATATGGTCAGCGGCGTCTTGACCCTGGCCGAGCGTCCCATCCGTTCGCTGATGACGCCGCGCCAGGAAATTACCTGGCTGGACATCGAGGACGAACCCGACACCTTGCGCCAACAGCTACGTTCCACCCCGCACAGTTTTCTGCCCGTCTGCCAAGGCCAACTGGATCAGGTGGTGGGCGTGGCGCGCGCCAAGGATCTGCTGGCCGATCTGGACAATTACGCGCAGATCAAACAATGGCCGGACCTGCGCGAACCCATCATCGTGCATGAGCACACCGATGTGCTCAGCGCGATTGCCATTCTGAAACAGTCCAACGGCCAGTTCGTGCTGGTCACGGACGAATATGGGGCCATCGAAGGTCTGTTGACCCCTATCGATATCCTGGAAGCCATTGCCGGCGAATTTCCGGACGAGGACGAACAGCCCGCCATCCAGAAAATCGGTCCCAATTTATGGCAAGTGGAAGGCAGCACGGATCTGCTGCTGCTGGCCCAGACCATGGACGCCGAAGAATTGTTCCAGAAAGACAGTAACTTCAGCTCCGTGGCCGGCTTCTTGCTGGAGCGTCTGGACTCTCTGCCCGAAGTGGGCGCGGTGGTGGAAACCGATGGCCTGCGCTTCGAGATTACTGACGTCAGCCAGCGCCGCATCGCCATGGTGCATGTCAGCCGCCAGCAGGATGAACTGGCATCTGCCGAGTAA
- a CDS encoding iron-containing redox enzyme family protein yields MPVAFEQVVIHQAQFFMPGEPVDNESMDRFIAPLNRLSGRIKQRILAENGIRQRYYAIDEDGTTRWSNTVMAANAVRACLQEAGLPLGELGLLASGSSGGDLLMPGLANTVQGELGAPPLEVHSVHGICAAGVTALQAVAQGIELGAHRHGMAVASEMPSRLFRRSRFASQDYQADFDSHFLRWMLSDGAGAALLSHRDEVLPTAQPGVRLRLRWIHQKSFSGDYPVCMQLGAGRESTRSHLDYDSWAQAEQAGALSLRQDIRLLPHLFDIGIHEYVKLVREGWVDPARISHFLCHYSSEKFMPVVADLLEQAGLGIAPERWYSNLRWRGNTGAASILIMLAEFLRERTLQPGEQILCYIPESGRFMTAYILLEVEACDAPAAALARPAAAAHAQGGDAQVDIAPPHDPADAPEGLRDLLTRLAPIWHDYRSRVWRTPLLRSLHDGSIALADYQKWMADWIPQVREGAKWMREACDSLSPAYAPLAELIRLHAGEEQDDFKILFDDYRQAGGAQSDMAQLARNPGGEALNAYLHALAASRDPIGLLGAIYIIEGTGQRIVPALLPLLKSALDLEPSMYRFLHYHGQNDEHHLARWLMAVELALDCDDTGRAEQVIVETARRTAALYLMQFQYVKES; encoded by the coding sequence ATGCCCGTGGCCTTTGAGCAGGTCGTTATCCATCAGGCGCAGTTCTTCATGCCGGGCGAACCCGTGGACAACGAGTCCATGGATCGCTTCATCGCGCCCTTGAACCGCCTGTCCGGGCGCATCAAGCAGCGCATCCTGGCCGAAAATGGCATACGTCAGCGTTACTACGCCATCGACGAGGACGGCACGACACGCTGGAGCAATACCGTCATGGCCGCCAATGCCGTGCGCGCCTGCCTGCAGGAAGCAGGGCTGCCGCTGGGGGAGCTGGGCTTGCTGGCCAGCGGTTCATCGGGGGGCGACTTGTTGATGCCAGGTCTGGCCAATACCGTGCAGGGCGAGCTGGGCGCGCCGCCGCTGGAAGTGCATTCGGTGCATGGCATCTGCGCGGCCGGCGTGACGGCGCTGCAGGCGGTGGCGCAGGGGATAGAGCTGGGCGCTCACCGGCACGGCATGGCCGTGGCCAGCGAAATGCCCTCGCGTCTGTTTCGCCGCTCGCGCTTTGCCTCGCAGGATTATCAGGCAGATTTCGACTCTCATTTCCTACGCTGGATGCTGTCGGACGGGGCGGGGGCGGCTTTGCTGAGCCACCGGGACGAGGTCCTGCCCACCGCGCAGCCTGGCGTGCGCTTGCGTTTGCGCTGGATTCACCAGAAGTCGTTTTCTGGGGATTACCCGGTTTGCATGCAGTTGGGCGCAGGGCGCGAATCCACGCGCAGCCACCTGGATTACGACTCCTGGGCACAGGCCGAGCAGGCGGGGGCCTTGTCCCTGCGTCAAGACATACGCCTGTTGCCGCATCTGTTCGACATCGGTATTCACGAATATGTGAAGCTGGTGCGCGAAGGCTGGGTGGACCCGGCCCGCATCAGCCACTTCCTGTGCCATTACTCGTCCGAGAAGTTCATGCCTGTGGTGGCGGACCTGCTGGAGCAGGCCGGATTGGGCATTGCGCCCGAGCGTTGGTACAGCAATCTGCGCTGGCGCGGCAATACCGGGGCGGCGTCCATTTTGATCATGTTGGCCGAGTTCCTGCGCGAACGGACGTTGCAACCGGGCGAGCAGATCCTGTGCTACATCCCCGAATCGGGCCGCTTCATGACGGCGTACATCCTGCTGGAAGTAGAAGCCTGCGATGCGCCGGCTGCCGCCCTGGCCCGTCCTGCCGCTGCGGCGCATGCCCAGGGCGGCGATGCCCAGGTGGACATCGCCCCGCCGCACGATCCCGCTGATGCCCCCGAGGGGCTGCGCGATCTGCTGACGCGCCTGGCACCGATCTGGCACGATTACCGCTCGCGTGTCTGGCGCACGCCGTTGCTGCGCAGTCTGCACGATGGCTCTATTGCGTTGGCGGACTACCAGAAATGGATGGCGGACTGGATTCCCCAGGTTCGCGAGGGGGCCAAGTGGATGCGCGAAGCGTGCGATTCCTTGTCGCCAGCCTATGCGCCACTGGCCGAACTGATCCGTCTGCACGCGGGCGAGGAACAGGACGACTTCAAGATTCTGTTCGACGATTACCGGCAGGCTGGCGGTGCGCAGAGCGACATGGCGCAACTGGCCCGCAACCCAGGCGGCGAGGCGCTCAATGCCTATCTGCACGCTTTGGCTGCCAGCCGTGACCCAATTGGTTTGCTGGGCGCGATTTACATTATCGAAGGCACGGGTCAGCGCATTGTGCCGGCGTTACTGCCGCTGCTCAAATCGGCGCTGGACTTGGAGCCGTCCATGTATCGCTTCCTGCATTATCATGGGCAAAATGACGAGCACCATCTGGCGCGCTGGCTGATGGCCGTGGAGCTGGCGCTGGATTGCGATGATACGGGCCGTGCCGAGCAGGTCATCGTCGAGACGGCGCGCCGCACTGCCGCTCTGTACCTGATGCAGTTTCAATACGTGAAAGAGTCATAA
- a CDS encoding sterol desaturase family protein: MGQAFQALTIWQVMGVGLLFFGGIYLLFALGTLALTKWLLPALGWGRPLDTRPLRPGQLRRELKQSGSAILIFGLGMIFPWGLLQLGWAQFTPNAGAGRIALEILVLLIWNDVHFWVNHRLLHTSWLRRFHGPHHSSVVVTPFSTYSFHPIESLMLGNVILLPMVVHDFSFWSLLSVPLFSLFFNSIGHSNYDFFPTVSGGNWLAASRRHQLHHARYNGNYGFQFTFMDRLFRTRLPERPPQAGEPQA, from the coding sequence ATGGGCCAGGCTTTTCAGGCGTTGACCATCTGGCAGGTAATGGGCGTGGGGCTGTTGTTTTTCGGCGGCATCTACCTGCTATTCGCACTGGGCACCTTGGCGCTGACAAAGTGGCTGTTGCCGGCCCTGGGTTGGGGGCGGCCGCTGGACACCCGGCCGTTGCGTCCCGGTCAATTGCGTCGCGAACTCAAGCAGTCGGGGTCAGCGATTTTGATCTTTGGCCTGGGGATGATTTTCCCCTGGGGCCTGCTGCAACTGGGGTGGGCGCAGTTCACGCCCAATGCCGGCGCAGGCCGCATCGCTCTGGAAATCCTGGTGTTGTTGATCTGGAACGATGTGCATTTCTGGGTCAACCATCGCCTTTTGCATACGTCGTGGCTGCGGCGCTTTCATGGCCCGCATCATTCGTCGGTCGTGGTGACGCCATTTTCGACCTACAGTTTTCACCCCATCGAGTCGCTGATGCTGGGCAATGTGATTCTGTTGCCTATGGTGGTACACGATTTCAGTTTCTGGTCTTTATTGTCGGTGCCGCTGTTCAGCCTGTTCTTTAACAGTATCGGCCATTCCAACTACGACTTCTTCCCGACTGTCTCGGGTGGCAACTGGCTGGCGGCCAGCCGCCGACACCAGCTGCACCATGCCCGCTACAACGGCAATTACGGCTTTCAGTTCACTTTTATGGACAGGCTGTTTCGCACGCGCCTGCCGGAGCGCCCGCCACAGGCTGGGGAGCCGCAAGCATGA